The Kordia sp. SMS9 genome window below encodes:
- a CDS encoding non-ribosomal peptide synthetase encodes MNSKELIQALRKGEISIESYKELLANKGNATLIAPKKKSALDTLNERAQPFTSQKCIHTLFDEIAAKYPTQIAVIYDEKHISYAELLAKSNALAHKIQQSGIQPDDIVGIYMDRSVESIISMLGILKAGAAFLPLDINYPTARISYIIQNSQLKTIITKTAFQEKLAAIDDDIKIQNHITIDRLELNGTTNILQKVTPKNLAYIIYTSGTTGVPKGVMLQHNSFVPMITDQLTRFLCTEKDVYAQFASISFDASVSEIFLAVLSGGTLVMIPETVKKNGRLLLEYFIEKKITIATLPPTLLATVPKEEKLPLKTLITAGEAARIADVKHYSKYLTYINAYGPTESTVCASSFTVDPNSLHEEIPIGIPLSNIQFHILDEEQQAVSVGQAGELYLSGAGLARGYLHNPELTAERFCTIDGIRSYKTGDRVLCKPDGNIYFLGRTDHQVKIRGFRVDPQEIEVVLQEFNQIESATIIPKKVNENLSLIAYFTAVETIKSQELKTFLEAKLPSYMVPHFFIQLEEMPLTINKKIDREHLQHKEIKLDLENEYVAAASKTEKELVAIWEDILGIDAVGVEDNFFDLGGDSIKNIQVINKASKYGLDLKNEDLFKHQTIQELSKNVQFSTNKATENGTIVPIETLSAEEIETFLEENKLSEAKENIEAVFKLTPLQLGILFEHIKATNSDLYYLQSVVTIEEKIDYTLFEESITELVARYDALRTGVFYQNMANPLQVTFKYCKPIVEVLDWRKEPNKVEKLQEIIMQRRRQNFDVSKPPLLRICFIEFDDTTVKLLVESHHILMDGWSNGILLNYIFNSYSHKKYQTTFQPTTPILYRDYVTQLLRIKNETAEKTFWETHLKGFEEITPLPLENLENKRSTTNKEIQKQTKLYTNLVDAEAFTAFAQKKRVTPNTITLAAIFMLLKKLTNTNDILVGGISSGRSLRGIDTKDSIGLHVNTTPFRMQLEEEQSIENFLKIIQETSLQRLAYEHTSMADIYSYSEYKSPEGLFQILYGFQNFPKYQVESQQTDINITKLETIEQDHYPLGFAFSFSNNLEVILNYDANRYAEKTIDTLIYYFKNVLTAIIRDETNLTIASLPILQEKDVKKLVYDWNDNAAPIPTDCIHEIVTKQALQYSNKIAVQDASTQISYAELEAKSNQLANYLHKQNITTGNAVAVFLERSADVIIAMLGIMKAGAIYVPVDSATPENRVGYILENAEVKAVITQEKLQDRLAIFNDRIDNIITVETDFNDETKEYTMPKVSQTDTAYIIYTSGSTGKPKGVPIAHRSFVNMMSDKVQRFNIQPNDRLSQIVSLSFDASISEMFLSLFAGATLVIIPEKVKKSGTDLISYLNEHQITIGTFTPAYIAALDKTQKLSLRTLVSGGEKAKTADVAHYSKYLTYINAYGPTEASICATFYVVDAENIPHNIPIGKSIANTKLYVLDKHLNPQPIGVAGELYIGGISLTKGYINNETLSKKVLLKSPFDNSETIYKTGDMVKWLPDRNLVFVERTDFQVKIRGHRIELGEIENTLLKFSGIQQNVVIHKKTDTASFLVCFYSTENDITVATLDLRMFLQKYLPDYMIPSKFIQLENLPVTLNGKVDLKKLKAHEITFATASEIVEPTNEIEEKLAEIWKETLKLESVSITDNFYELGGDSIKIMQILGKIQHEFKQKVDVTVFSDHPTIAKLSKVINTQKGIENERIESAPMADYYPVSNTQLRFWMQYQMGLKIVANSISLYNLKEKIDTTIFEKAIRLCIQKHEILRTAFVEVAQSPMQKIRSEDTFEFNLDVKDFSENDNWKSSIIKLAKEDYATPFDLANAPLLRGQLIKVEAEKYVFVMTLHHSIVDGWSIKLLYEEILDNYKKLTLDANYQPEALRIHYKDYSVWLQSQLSGGLGKRALEFWKKQFPNDVNDFHFPTDFERKKEKTTNGQRISVNLAEHQLKKLRTLAEKQNASLYMVLLSVMKMSLARHINANEITVRTPVHGRFHLDLQNQIGPYINSIPVHTELKDAATFLSLIKTIKDFMLGVFNYQFYPIDKLASDLNVKRYYDRMPFSDVVIVMQNKELAETGLQNAEDISTADLSDAGIISMVDLRIELNELEDSMLIALDYNSDLFKASTIQEIADAIVFVTNEVIENPSIQMEALKKDTSNQEIKKSFDFDFFFDN; translated from the coding sequence TACATGGATCGTTCTGTAGAAAGCATTATTTCCATGCTTGGAATTTTAAAAGCAGGCGCCGCTTTTCTTCCGCTAGACATCAACTATCCAACAGCTAGAATTTCTTACATCATTCAAAACAGTCAACTAAAAACAATCATCACAAAAACAGCTTTCCAAGAAAAATTAGCAGCAATTGATGATGATATAAAAATCCAAAACCATATTACAATTGATAGGTTAGAACTAAATGGAACGACGAATATTCTTCAAAAAGTCACTCCAAAAAACTTAGCCTACATCATTTACACGTCAGGAACTACGGGCGTTCCCAAAGGTGTGATGTTGCAACACAATAGTTTTGTGCCCATGATTACAGATCAGTTGACCCGTTTCTTATGCACAGAAAAAGATGTGTATGCACAATTTGCTTCGATTTCGTTTGACGCTTCGGTTTCGGAAATATTTTTAGCGGTATTAAGTGGCGGAACCTTAGTGATGATTCCTGAAACTGTCAAAAAAAATGGACGCTTACTGTTGGAATATTTCATCGAGAAAAAAATCACAATTGCGACCTTACCACCAACACTTTTGGCAACAGTTCCAAAAGAGGAAAAATTACCACTCAAAACGCTCATCACGGCAGGAGAAGCGGCTCGCATTGCCGATGTAAAACATTATTCAAAGTATTTAACGTACATCAACGCGTACGGACCGACAGAAAGTACAGTGTGTGCGTCGAGTTTTACGGTAGATCCGAATAGTTTACACGAAGAAATTCCAATTGGGATTCCGCTGAGCAACATTCAATTTCACATCTTAGACGAAGAACAACAAGCAGTTTCTGTAGGACAAGCAGGCGAATTGTACCTTTCGGGAGCTGGATTAGCACGCGGATATCTCCACAATCCAGAACTGACAGCTGAGCGATTTTGCACAATTGATGGAATTCGCAGTTACAAAACAGGCGATCGCGTATTGTGCAAACCTGATGGAAATATCTACTTTTTAGGCAGAACGGATCATCAAGTCAAAATCAGAGGTTTTCGAGTAGATCCGCAAGAAATCGAAGTCGTGTTGCAAGAATTCAATCAAATTGAAAGCGCCACGATCATTCCGAAGAAAGTCAATGAAAACCTGAGTTTAATTGCGTATTTCACTGCTGTAGAAACGATCAAAAGCCAGGAACTGAAAACATTTTTGGAAGCAAAATTGCCATCGTATATGGTGCCACATTTTTTCATTCAACTAGAAGAAATGCCATTAACGATCAACAAAAAAATAGATCGCGAACACCTGCAACACAAAGAAATCAAACTCGATTTAGAAAATGAATACGTTGCTGCAGCAAGCAAAACAGAAAAAGAATTGGTCGCTATTTGGGAAGATATCTTAGGAATTGATGCAGTTGGTGTGGAAGATAATTTCTTTGATTTGGGAGGCGATTCCATCAAAAATATTCAAGTGATCAACAAAGCTTCCAAATACGGATTGGATTTAAAAAATGAAGATCTTTTCAAGCATCAAACCATTCAAGAATTATCAAAAAATGTACAATTTTCAACAAACAAAGCAACTGAAAACGGTACAATTGTTCCTATAGAAACACTTAGCGCAGAAGAAATTGAGACTTTTTTAGAAGAAAATAAATTGTCGGAAGCCAAAGAAAATATAGAAGCAGTTTTTAAGCTCACACCATTGCAATTGGGAATTCTGTTCGAACACATCAAAGCAACGAACTCCGATCTGTACTATTTGCAATCAGTAGTGACGATTGAAGAAAAAATTGACTACACACTTTTTGAAGAAAGCATCACTGAACTTGTTGCGCGTTACGATGCGTTGCGCACAGGTGTTTTTTATCAAAATATGGCAAATCCATTACAAGTTACGTTCAAATATTGCAAACCAATTGTAGAAGTTTTAGACTGGCGAAAGGAGCCGAACAAAGTAGAAAAATTACAGGAAATCATCATGCAACGCAGACGGCAAAACTTTGATGTCAGCAAACCGCCATTACTTCGAATATGTTTCATAGAATTTGATGATACCACGGTAAAACTCTTGGTAGAATCGCATCATATTTTGATGGATGGTTGGTCCAATGGAATTCTGTTGAACTATATTTTCAATTCGTATTCACACAAAAAATACCAAACAACTTTTCAGCCGACAACGCCAATTTTATACCGCGATTACGTAACGCAATTATTGCGAATCAAGAATGAAACTGCCGAAAAAACATTTTGGGAAACGCATTTAAAAGGTTTTGAAGAAATTACACCGTTGCCGCTAGAAAATTTGGAAAACAAACGCAGCACTACAAATAAAGAAATCCAAAAACAAACTAAACTATATACCAATTTAGTAGATGCAGAAGCATTCACGGCATTTGCACAAAAAAAGCGTGTGACGCCAAATACCATCACGCTTGCAGCGATATTTATGTTGCTCAAAAAACTGACGAATACGAATGATATTTTAGTTGGTGGCATCAGTTCAGGACGCTCGTTGCGTGGAATTGACACCAAAGATTCCATCGGATTGCACGTAAACACAACGCCATTTCGAATGCAATTGGAAGAGGAACAATCTATTGAAAATTTCTTAAAAATCATCCAAGAAACCAGTTTGCAACGTTTGGCGTACGAACACACGTCTATGGCAGACATTTATTCGTATTCGGAATACAAATCGCCCGAAGGATTATTTCAAATATTATACGGTTTTCAAAACTTTCCAAAATACCAAGTGGAAAGTCAACAAACCGATATTAACATCACGAAATTGGAAACCATTGAGCAAGATCATTATCCGTTGGGATTTGCCTTTTCGTTCAGCAACAACTTGGAAGTCATTCTCAATTATGATGCAAATCGCTATGCTGAAAAAACAATTGACACACTCATCTATTACTTTAAAAATGTGTTGACTGCGATAATTCGCGATGAAACAAATCTAACAATAGCTTCTTTGCCAATATTACAAGAAAAAGACGTCAAAAAGTTGGTGTACGATTGGAATGACAATGCCGCGCCAATTCCAACCGATTGCATTCATGAAATCGTCACAAAACAAGCGTTACAATATTCAAACAAAATTGCAGTACAAGATGCTTCTACCCAAATTTCGTATGCAGAATTGGAAGCAAAAAGCAATCAATTGGCAAACTACTTACACAAACAAAACATTACAACAGGAAACGCAGTTGCCGTATTTTTAGAACGTTCTGCGGATGTAATCATTGCGATGTTAGGAATTATGAAAGCTGGCGCAATCTATGTTCCTGTTGACAGTGCGACTCCTGAAAACAGAGTGGGTTATATTTTGGAAAATGCGGAGGTAAAAGCTGTTATTACGCAAGAAAAGCTACAAGATCGTTTAGCAATTTTTAACGATAGGATTGACAATATCATTACAGTAGAAACGGATTTCAATGATGAAACGAAAGAGTATACAATGCCAAAAGTTTCGCAAACGGATACTGCGTATATCATTTACACATCAGGTTCTACGGGGAAACCGAAAGGCGTTCCAATTGCGCATCGTTCGTTTGTAAATATGATGTCGGATAAAGTACAACGTTTCAACATTCAGCCAAATGATCGCTTGTCGCAAATTGTGTCGTTATCGTTTGATGCGTCTATTTCGGAAATGTTTCTTTCCTTATTTGCAGGTGCAACGTTGGTGATCATTCCTGAAAAGGTGAAAAAATCAGGAACAGATTTAATTTCATACTTAAATGAGCATCAAATTACGATCGGAACGTTTACGCCAGCGTACATTGCGGCATTAGATAAAACTCAGAAGCTTTCGTTACGAACCTTGGTGTCTGGAGGAGAAAAAGCCAAAACAGCAGATGTTGCACATTACAGTAAATACCTAACGTATATCAACGCGTATGGTCCGACAGAAGCTTCTATTTGTGCTACTTTTTATGTAGTCGATGCTGAAAACATTCCACACAACATTCCTATTGGGAAATCAATAGCGAATACAAAACTATATGTCTTAGATAAACATTTGAATCCACAACCAATTGGTGTAGCAGGCGAATTATATATTGGTGGAATTAGTTTGACGAAAGGATATATAAACAATGAAACACTCAGTAAAAAAGTATTGCTAAAAAGTCCGTTCGACAACTCTGAAACGATTTACAAAACTGGCGATATGGTCAAATGGTTGCCTGATAGGAACTTAGTTTTTGTGGAACGAACCGATTTTCAAGTCAAAATTAGAGGCCATCGTATTGAGTTGGGCGAAATAGAAAACACATTGCTCAAATTTTCAGGCATCCAACAAAATGTGGTCATTCACAAGAAAACGGACACAGCATCATTCTTAGTATGTTTTTACAGTACTGAAAATGACATTACGGTAGCAACGTTGGATTTGCGCATGTTTTTACAAAAATACCTGCCCGATTACATGATTCCTTCAAAATTCATTCAATTAGAAAATTTGCCAGTCACGCTGAATGGTAAAGTTGATCTTAAGAAACTAAAAGCGCACGAAATTACATTTGCAACCGCAAGCGAAATTGTGGAACCTACGAACGAAATAGAAGAAAAGCTAGCAGAAATTTGGAAAGAAACGCTAAAGCTAGAAAGCGTGAGTATTACGGATAATTTCTATGAGCTTGGTGGCGATTCCATAAAAATCATGCAGATTTTAGGGAAGATTCAACACGAATTCAAACAAAAAGTAGATGTTACGGTATTTTCAGATCATCCAACAATTGCGAAGCTTTCCAAAGTGATCAATACGCAAAAAGGCATTGAAAACGAGCGGATAGAATCGGCACCAATGGCAGACTATTATCCTGTTTCAAACACGCAATTACGCTTTTGGATGCAATACCAAATGGGCTTAAAAATTGTGGCAAATAGTATCAGTTTATACAATCTAAAAGAAAAAATTGACACAACTATTTTTGAAAAAGCCATACGTTTGTGCATTCAAAAACATGAAATTCTCCGTACGGCTTTTGTGGAAGTAGCGCAATCGCCCATGCAAAAAATACGATCCGAAGACACATTTGAATTTAATTTAGATGTAAAAGATTTCTCTGAAAATGACAACTGGAAATCCTCGATTATAAAACTTGCAAAAGAAGACTATGCAACACCTTTTGACTTGGCAAACGCGCCGTTATTGCGAGGACAATTGATAAAAGTGGAAGCTGAAAAATATGTATTTGTCATGACGCTGCATCACAGTATTGTAGATGGTTGGTCCATCAAATTACTCTATGAAGAAATCCTAGACAATTACAAAAAATTAACTCTTGATGCGAATTATCAACCAGAAGCTTTACGAATTCATTACAAAGATTACAGCGTTTGGTTGCAATCACAACTGTCAGGCGGTTTAGGAAAAAGAGCACTGGAATTCTGGAAAAAACAATTTCCAAATGACGTGAACGATTTTCACTTTCCCACAGATTTTGAACGTAAAAAAGAAAAAACAACCAACGGACAACGAATTTCCGTAAACCTTGCCGAACATCAACTAAAAAAACTCAGAACCTTGGCAGAAAAACAAAATGCAAGTCTGTACATGGTGTTGTTGAGTGTGATGAAGATGAGTTTGGCACGACACATCAATGCGAATGAAATCACCGTACGAACGCCAGTACACGGACGCTTTCATTTGGATTTGCAAAACCAAATTGGACCGTACATTAACAGTATTCCTGTACATACCGAATTGAAAGATGCAGCAACATTTCTATCACTGATCAAAACGATCAAAGATTTTATGTTGGGCGTTTTCAACTATCAATTCTATCCCATTGACAAACTAGCGAGCGACTTGAATGTAAAACGCTATTACGACCGAATGCCGTTTTCGGATGTAGTTATTGTGATGCAAAACAAAGAATTGGCAGAAACAGGTTTGCAAAATGCTGAAGACATTTCTACGGCTGATTTAAGCGATGCAGGCATCATCAGCATGGTAGATTTACGCATAGAACTCAATGAATTGGAAGATTCCATGCTCATTGCACTCGATTATAATAGTGACTTATTTAAAGCAAGTACGATTCAAGAAATTGCGGATGCGATTGTTTTCGTGACCAACGAAGTCATTGAAAATCCAAGCATTCAGATGGAAGCACTTAAAAAAGATACCAGTAACCAAGAAATTAAGAAATCATTTGACTTCGATTTCTTCTTTGACAACTAA